In the Candida orthopsilosis Co 90-125, chromosome 7 draft sequence genome, TGCACCAGTCGTAGTACTGGCAGCAATAATGGTTGATATCACTAGAGCAAAAGCAAGAGGTATTGGAATGGCATGCTTTGGGAGTGTCTTGTTTGGTGCTGTGATGATGGCTCCCATTATAGGAGGATTTGTAATCAAGAATCGTAAACTTGGTTGGAGGTGGGTCTCGTACATATCTGGGATAATTGGCTGTTTGGCGTTGGTAATGAAcgcttttgttttgcaagAGACTCATCATCCAGTGTTGTTGGCAAGAAAGGCAGAGTTGTTGAGAAGAAAGACAGGAAATTGGGGTATATATGCCCCGCACGAGGACGTGTCTTTGAGGTTGAAAGATATAGTTGTTGACCGTATTTTGAGACCTTTGAAATTGCTTTTCACCGAGCCAATAGTCTTCCTTATTAGCCTTTACAACTCCTTCATTTATGGCATACTTTACTCGTTTTTGACTGTCATTccattgatttttgaagGTAGATATGGCTGGTCGCGAGGGGTGGCAGAACTCCCCTATTTGTCGATGTTGCTTGGAGTGCTTTCGGGAACACTAATTAATGTTCTCTACGAAATAcgaaacaacaaaattttcgAACAAACTGGAACCAAACCAGTTCCAGAAATGCGACTACCCCCTGTGATGATTGGTGCAGTCATATTTGTTATTGGTATATTCTGGCTAGGTTGGACTGGTGACTACCCTCATTATATTCATTGGATTGTTCCCGTTATCGGGGCTTTTTTTATAGGCAATGGTCtaatgttgatttttttgcCTACAATGACCTACCTAATCGATTGTTATCTATACGTGGCTGCAACTGCATTAGCGGGACTCACATTTATTAGATCAGGATTTGGTGCTGCCTTCCCACTCTTTACACAGCAAATGTTTAATAACTTAACTATCAAGTGGGCATCTACATTGTTGGGATGTTTGGGTGTGTTGATGATCCCAGTACCGTTCTTTTTTAGCAAGTACGGTGCTTATATTCGGAGTAAATCAAAACACGCATTGAAATAGATTGTGTAGACGGAACCCCGGTGGAGCTTTTGtgtacaaaatttttttatgATCCAGCAATAGCAATCAAAAATGAGTTTTAAAATGTAAGACGAGTGTTGCGAAAGGTAAAGAATATTTGAAGACTGGGAGTGGTTGCATCCGTCTAAGAGCACAAAGTAGTCAACAACTTTATACTGCAGCTTCATATATTATGACGTGGCGGTATTGTGTCATACGTGGTTAGCAATTATAAGTATAATTTTGCTATCGATTATGCCACAGTTTTGCAATATAAAAAGGGTCCACTCCCGCCACCGTTTAAtaaaatgattcaataacTTCAACAATCATCATGCCTGCTACATTGAAACCAAATACAAAAGCTTACACCTTGAACAACGGAATTAAAATCCCTGCTGTTGGATTGGGTACATGGAGATCTGTTGATAACAATGAAGGATACAAATCTGTTGATTTCGCGTTGAAACATGGCTACAGGCACATTGACGATGCAAAATTATATGAGAATGAAGAACAAGTAGGTAAAGCCATTAACGATTCAGGAATtccaagaaaagaattgttTGTTACTACAAAATTGTGGAACACCGACCATAAAAATGTTGAAGCAGCTTTGGATGAATCTTTGAAAAGACTAGGCCTCGATTACATCGACCTTTACTTAATTCATTGGCCTCAAAACACTGATAAGGAGGTGGGTGATCCTTCAAAATATGAGGATTATGTTGAAACTTGGAAGCTGTTGCAAAAGATCTACAAAGAAGGTAAAAAGGTTAGAGCTATTGGGGTTGCTAATTTTACCATCAACaagttggaaaagttgttgaatgcTGATGGCGTTGATGTGGTACCGGCTATAAACCAAGTCGAGACCCACCCATTGCTCAACcatgaaaaattgatagCCTACTTGAAGAGCAAAAACATCTACTTGACTGCTTATTCTCCTTTTGGATCCGATAAAGCACCTGTTTTGGAGAACAGAGTTGTCAAAGAGATTGCTCAAAGGAACGGTGTTGATCCAGCTCAAGTTTTGGTTTCGTGGGCCGTTCAAAGAGACACAATTGTTATACCAAAGTCGGTCAACGAGAAGAgaattctttcaaattttgagaCATTTACATTGCCAAAGGAAGATTTTGATGCTTTGAACGAGTTGGAAGCAAAGGAAGGAACAAAGAGATACAACGACACCcctttcaacaattttgatgaGTAGTTGTGCTGAAAAATGCAGCACTGTTGCTAACTTAGAATTATCTAATTGTATAGGAAAGTATGTATAGGAAAGACTATATTGTACTTAACATATTTATGCTCCTTGTTTATATTAGGTGtactttcatcaataaatctACACTTAAAACATATTGGTTCCAGTAGCAGTTGAAGCACATTTGGTAACCTGATTGCAAATGGTTTTGCTGATTGTTCTACTTGCAATGTTCTTAATATATTTTTGTCACGTCGTATTGTTGGTATATTAGTGTTGCGGAAGTATGTTGACAAAGGTGTATTCAGCTGAAATGGGTTTTACTACGTGTCAAGTAATTAAAGCAGTTAGTCCCGTTTGGTAGCAACAATAACGACTGTTTTGTTTAAACACCTTGTCTTCTCATTTTTAGTACGACCAGAGAAAGTCTGTCACTGTTGTTGACTACTCTTGTACCTTCAATTATCACCCTTGTAAAGACCTCACAATACTCCCTAAATGTTCTGGTGTGATCAgcaattatcaattgaatggCCAAACGGAGGGTGTACTAAACTGTAAATAATTTTGGCTAAATTTTTGACTAAAAGCACTCGACCAATAGGAAAAGCTAGTTCGTTTTAGATTATCTAATAAAACTCGGCATGTAAAAACACGGGAGACAACAAAATCCCGGAAAGTCTAAATTGAGAGATCACCCTCGACTGGGGCTGTGCTAAGGAGATAGCCTCGTATAACCGTATCGTATTGAGCCATTTGACACTTTTCTCACTCAAAAAATTCGGCTTCTTTTGTAAGCCTTCTCAGCCGCGTTATTGTTTCCGAATATTACATTTACCACAGAAAAGAGTGACACTTGAGTAGCACAGATGCAGACAGAGTCACCGCTTCAACGACACGTGCTAATAACCCCcttctttgattttctgTGTCAAGATCCGCTATTTATCGGTGTTAGTCAAGATCCGAATTTTCGTCTTGCATTTAGTCACAGACTATATAACTAATAGTAAATGCCGTCTAAAGTGAATATATGTAGAAGGACAAAGCAATGTCTGACTCAACAACTGACCAAAAAGACAACTCACTCAATAAGGACGAGCACGAGAGTTTATCTTCCCTGACTATGGGGACGTATGAAGGATTTGATGCTCAAGGTGTACAGAATTTAGCAAGAACTTATACATATGAGGATTCCACTTCTGCAGAAGGGTTATCACGGTACTTAACCCACATGTCTGAAGTACCCGGAGTAAATCCCATTACaggagaaattgatgatgaaagaCTTGATCCTACTTCGGATAATTTTGATGCTAAATTTTGGGTAAAGAATCAACGAAAGTTGTTTGAGACACAGAGGGATTACTACAAACCATCTAGTTTGGGAGTAGCTTATCGTGATTTGAGAGCTCATGGAGTTGCAAATGACACTGATTATCAACCAACAGTAACAAATGCTCTTTGGAAAATCACCACGGAAGCCTTGGGTCATTtaagaaaagaagatgagTCCAAGATGTTcgatattttgaaagacATGGATGCTATTATGAGACCAGGTGAGCTTACGGTTGTGTTGGGTAGACCAGGTGCAGGTTGTTCGacgttgttgaaaactatCGCTGTCAACACCTACGGTTTTCATATTGGTAAAGAGTCAAGGATAACCTACGATGGCTTAACTCCAAAAGAGATAACCAAACATTATCGAGGTGATGTTATCTACTCAGCTGAAACTGATGTTCATTTCCCACATTTGTCAGTTGGTGATACTTTGCAATTTGCAGCCAGGATGAGAACACCACAAAACAGAGGTGAGAATGTTGACAGAGAAAAGTACGCCGAGCACATGGCCGATGTGTATATGGCCACCTATGGGTTGTTACACACAAAGAATACCAATGTTGgtaatgattttgttaGAGGTGTTTCTGGTGGTGAAAGAAAGAGAGTGTCAATTGCTGAGGCGTCATTAAATGGTGCTAATATCCAATGTTGGGACAATGCCACGAGAGGATTAGATTCAGCCACTGCCTTGGAGTTTATCCGAGCATTGAAGacatcagcaacaattttagAAATCACACCATTGATTGCAATCTATCAGTGTTCGCAAGATGCTTATGATTACTTCGACAAGGTTGTTGTCTTGTACGAAGGGTACCAAATCTTCTTTGGTCGTGCAGACAAAGCCAAAGAGTATTTCGTCAACATGGGGTGGGATTGTCCTCAAAGACAAACTACTGCTGATTTCTTGACATCATTATCCAACCCAGCCGAAAGGACACCACGTCCGGGGTTTGAAGATAAAGTTCCCCGTACTGCAGAAGAGTTTGAAGCACGGTGGAAAAACTCGCCTGAGTATGGTGCTTTGATCAAGGAGATTGATGAatactttgttgaatgtgATAACCTCAACACTAAGCAAAATTTTGAGGAATCACATATTGCTAAGCAGTCGGACCATGTTAGACCAGAATCACTGTATACAGTTTCATTCTACATGCAAGTGAAATATCTCATGTACCGTAATTGGCTTTTGACTAAAGGTGAACCATCGGTGACAATATTTACAATAGTTGGACAGTTTGCCATGGGTCTTATCCTTTGTTCGGTGTTTTAtaatttgcaacaagatACGGGCTCGTTCTACTATAGAGGTGCTGCCATGTTCTTTGCTGTTTTGTTCAATGCATTCGCATCGCTTTTGGAGATTTTGTCACTTTTTGACGCTAGGCCTATCGTTGAGAAACATAAAAAGTATGCACTCTACCGACCATCTGCAGATGCTTTAGCAAGTATAATAACTCAACTACCAGTTAAGATCATATCATCGATGTcgttcaattttgtgttcTATTTCATGGTCAACTTCAGACGAAACCCCGGACGGTTCTTCTTTTACTGGTTGATTTGCTTTTGGTGTACTTTGGTCATGTCACATATTTTCAGATCTATTGGAGCCATGTCTAACTCCATTTCATCCTCAATGACTCCCGCCACTACAATTTTGTTAGCTATGGTTATTTTTACTGGGTTTGTCATTCCCACACCAAAGATGTTGGGTTGGTCTAGATGGATCAACTATATTAACCCTGTGGGATATGTGTTTGAATCATTAATGGTTAACGAGTTCAACAATCGTGAATTTGTCTGTTCTGAATATGTGCCAGTCGGTCCTGGTTatgaaaatatttcaagTGAGAACAGAGTTTGCTCAGCTGTGGGATCAAAACCGGGGAGCTATATTGTCAATGGGTCTGACTACATCCGAGTTGCATATAGCTACTACAACACACACAAATGGAGGAATTTTGGAATCACCGTTGGCTTTGCtgtctttttctttttcctttacATTGCATTGACCGAGATTAATAAAGGTGCCATGCAAAAGggtgaaattgttttgttctTGAGAAGCTCCTTGAAGAAAATCAAGAGACAGAGATTGGCCAATGGCGATACGGAAGCTGGAGCAACAGAGAAACTTCCTTATGGAGAGGCAGAAACGAAAGGAGGTGAATCAGAATTCTCAAGCAACAATGAGGTCTTCCTATGGAAGGATTTGACGTACCAGGTCAAGATCAAGAAGGAGGATAGAGTCATCTTGGACCACGTTGATGGATGGGTCAAGCCTGGTCAAATTACAGCGTTGATGGGAGCTTCTGGTGCTGGTAAGACTACCTTGTTGAACTGTTTGTCCGAAAGAGTTACCACTGGTGTCATTACCGATGGCACGAGGTTGGTCAATGGGCACTCACTTGACTCGTCATTCCAAAGGTCTATTGGATACgtgcaacaacaagatttaCACTTGCCTACCTCGACGGTCAGAGAGGCGTTGCAATTTTCTGCATACTTGAGACAATCAGACAAGATCTCcaagaaggagaaggaCGAATATGTTGATTATGTGATTGACTTGTTGGAAATGACCGAATATGGTGACGCATTAGTAGGTGTTGCCGGGGAAGGATTGAATGTTGAACAGAGAAAGCGTTTAAccattggtgttgaattGGTAGCCAAGCCTaagttgttattgttcCTTGATGAGCCTACGTCTGGATTGGATTCACAAACCGCATGGTCTATTTGTAAATTGATGAGAAAGTTGGCAGACCACGGACAAGCTATTTTGTGTACGATCCACCAACCATCagcattgttgttgcaagaGTTTGACcgcttgttgtttttgcaaaGAGGTGGTAAGACGGTTTACTTTGGTGACTTGGgagaaaattttgaaactttgatTAGCTATTTTGAGAGAAATGGTGCCGACCCATGTCCCAAAGAGGCAAATCCAGCTGATTGGATGTTGCAAGTGGTTGGTGCGGCTCCTGGATCGCATGCAAAGTTTGACTACTTTGAGGTTTGGAAAAACTCTCGTGAATACACTGAAGTTCAAAAGGAGTTGGACACCATGGTAGTTGAGTTATCAAAACTTCCTCGTGATGATGATCTAGAAACAAAGTTTAAATATGCAGCTCCAATCTGGAAACAATATCTCCTTGCTACTAAAAGAGCAATGGTACAAAATTGGAGATCACCAGGATTCATCTATGCCAAATTTATTTTAGTCGTTTTGGCATCATTGTTCAATGgattttccttcttcaagGCTGACAAGTCGATACAAGGcttgcaaaatcaaatgttttcggtatttcttttttttgttccATTCAATACCCTTATTGAACAATTACTTCCTCAGTACGTGAAGCAAAGAGAGGTCTATGAAGTTAGAGAGGCACCTTCAAGAacattcaattggtttgCTTTCATAATGGCGCAAATAACAGCTGAGTTTCCCCCTCAGATATTAGTTGGTACAATGGCGTACTTTTGTTGGTATTACCCAATTGGTCTATACGCAAATGCGGAGCCCACACACTCTGTGAAGGAACGAGGCGCGTTGATGTGGTTGTTTATCAATTCGTTCTTTGTGTACACCAGTACTATGGGTCTCATGTGTATCTCGTTTCTTGAGTTGGCCGACAATGCCGCCAATCTTGCCACAATATTATTCACAAtgtgtttgaatttttgtGGTGTTCTCAAGCCTGGAGATAAGCTTCCACGATTTTGGATATTCATGTACCGTGCCAATCCATTCACTTACATGGTGCAGGGAATTTTAACCACAGCATTGGCGAATTCCAAAGTTATATGCAGCAAGGCGGAGttattggatttgaatcCACCTGAGGGGTACACATGTCATGAATTTTTACAGCCATACGTTGACTCTGTTGGTGGGTACATATCAGATGGAAAAAATGGTTGCCAGTTGTGTCCCATGAGTTCAACAAACACCtttttggattcaattgatgcaaGCTATAGTGAAAGATGGAGAAACTTTGGATTGGTTATTGTGTTTATTGCAATTAATATTGTATTTACTGGATTCTTCTACTGGTTGGCTAGAGTGCCTAAAGGAGATCGtcaaaagatcaagaatAAAGAATAACTTGTATATAgtaattgaaaagtatCCGCGTTTACTACAAGGACCCTAAATTGTAACAAGATGATACAACACTGTCACATCGTAGATTTACCTAATCGCTCTAGATCTTCTCAGTCAACTCTGGCACAATAGCCTCAAGGTCACCAACAAGGCCGATATCGGCCacattgaaaattggtGCTTCTGCATCTTTGTTTATAGCAACAATCACCTTAGCATCCTTCATACCGGCTAAATGCTGTATAGCACCCGAGATACCGATTGCAAAGTACAAATCAGGTGCAACAATTTTACCAGTTTGACCAACTTGCAACGAGTTGTCACAGAAACCTGAATCAACAGCTGCTCTAGATGCACCAATTGCGGCATTTAATTTTTGAGCCAAAGGATCAATCAATGCATCAAATGTCTCTTTACTCTTTAGCCCACGACCTCCTGCAACCACACGAGTGGCGGAACCCAATTCTGGTCTTTCGGATGTAACTAATTCTTCAGAAACAAATTCAGCACTATTATCTGATTCAGCTTGTGCAGTTACCTCCTCAATTGGTGCTGCCTCTTGTTCCTTTGCTGGTGGAAAAGCAGAAGCTCTGACAGATGCAAGAACCACATTGTCTTTTGACTTGACAGTAGCCAACGCATTCCCGGCATAAATGGGACGTACGAATGTCTTTCCATCAATCACCTTTGTAATGTCGCTCAACGGTTGTACGTCTAGCAAAGCTCCCAATCTTGGTAAAATCGACTTTCCAATAGAGGATCCGGAAATTAAAAAGTGGGTGAACTTtccatcaatcaattgtttcaacaagGGGCTCACTTGTTCTGACAAGTAGTGATTGTATGTTTTTCCAGTTTTGAGGACCTTGGTAACACCCTCAACTTTGGCCGCCCCATCAGCTATACTTGGATCAACAACCAATGCCGTTATCGGCTCACCAATCTGGGCAGCAGCAAAAACAGTGGACAAGGATGCCGGATTGATTTGACCTTTGGAGCCTTCAATCAAGACCAAACTATCCCTCAATGATCTTGTAACTGAAAACAATCTCTTGAATATCATTGTCAGTGAATAAAAAGGGCGTTTCCCGAATTgttttttactttttttttcgttcTTTGAATTCCAATTGCGCAATCAATGTCGCACAGTCATCAAAAAAGCGACATTCAGATGTCAACATCTTTGTTTGGTTATCTTTTGTCGATAATGCTGAGCTCAAGACGAATAGCGAGTCCATCACCTAGTTTACGGCCTATATCTGCTAAGCGTGTTTATAATTCCGAGAGGCAACAGCTAATCCAAACCGAGATAAACAGGTACACCGACGATTCCTCGAGTTCAGAGACAAATTCGATAAACTACAAACAATATGCCCCCGCATCCACAGTGAATTTAGAACATCTAGAATGGAGTGATATACTTCCATATTATTTACCCTTCTTGTCATGGATTGGAAAGTACAATCTTAGATATTTCATTGGTGACTTGGTTGGTGGTTTGACATTGgttttttttcaacttccaTTGTCATTGTCATATGCTACGACATTGGCGCATGTACCAGTGATATCAGGATTGTACTCATTAGGTATTGCACCgtttatttatttgatatttggcAGTGTTCCTCAAATGGTCGTTGGACCTGAGGCGCCGATATCTTTGGTTGTGGGGCAAGCGATAGAACCTTTGCTCCACCAcatgaagaagaaacatTTAGATCCTTTGGATTACGTATCGGTAATTACGTTCCTTAGTGGAGCTAGTTTATTAGGATTTGGTATTGGAAGATTGGGGTTTTTGGACAACGTATTAAGTGGatcattattgaaaggTTTTATCGCTGGTGTGGGAGTGGTTATGAATATAAACTCGCTTATCATAATCCTAGgattggagaaattgatgaaggaaATTTCAGATGACCCTTCGCAAATGGATATTCACTCCCCTTTTGACAAGTTGATCTTTTTGATAAGAAATGCATGCCAATTCGACCCTTTAAGTGCAAAAATTGGAGCTATTGGTTTCTTGATAATCATCATCTGcagattcatcaaaaagaGAAGCAAAAATTCCATGGTGGTTCTTTTCCCAGAAATTATGATTGTTGTAAGTGGTGCTACAATACTTTGCCAATATTTTAGATGGGATCTTGATGGTGTCGAGATCATAGGAAAGGTGAAAGACAATAGGTCTCTCACACTTTACAATCCCCTTAGCCTGTGGAAGCTTATAAAACAATTGGGCACCTCCGGATTCCTTTGTGCCATGTTAGGATTCTTTGAGTCCACTACTGCGTCGAAATCATTGGGCacaagatttgatttacCCATTTCTACAAATAGAGAATTGGTTGCTTTGGGTAGCTTGAATGTGATTGGCTCCATATTTGGTGCGTTGCCAGCATTTGGCGGCTATGGTAGGAGCAAAATTAACGCAATTTCGGCCAAGACAACCATGTCTGGAGCAATAATGGGCTTGCTAACTCTCCTAACGATCCAATTCCTTCTTGGATACTTGTACTTTGTTCCGAAATGTATGTTAAGTGTGGTAACAAGTGTCATAGGTATTCtgttgattgaagaagcaCCTTATGAGTTGGTGTTTTATTGGAGAACTGGAGGGAGAGATGAACTCATCACGTTTGCAATAACGGTATTCACCACTCTATTCTTCTCCATAGAAGGTGGCATTGCAGTTGGTCTCATCTACTCTTTAATCAGAGTTATCAAAAACTCCACAGCATCTCGAATCCAAATTTTAGGCAgaattccaaattcaaacacaTTTGTTGACGCTGATGTCCCAGTAGAGCAGGTTGATGAAAGTATATCACGGTTGaatgttttcaatgataTGAAGCAAACACTGTTAAACATTGGGGCGATTGAGGAAGTTGAAGGGTGCTTAATTATTAAAATCCCAGAGCCATTGAACTTTACCAATAGCAGCGATTTGGTGGCgagattgaaaagagtAGAAATGTATGGCTCTACACGTGCTCATCCAGCTCTGAAAAGAAGCCGTGTTAAGGAAATGACAAGATACGTGATATTTGATCTCGATAGTATGGATTCGATTGACTCATCAGCAGCACAAACGGTTAAAAACTTGATAACAAATTATCAGAGAAGGGGAATCAGATCGTTGTTTGTACGAGTGTCAAGCAAGGTAAAACCAATTTTAAAACAAGCTGGAATTCGTGATCTCCTCAACCACGATGTGGAAGAGTTGAAATACAACgagattcaaaatttggcAGGTCACAGTGACAATGGAACTATTGCAGGATGCCGCGGTATGCTTGGAAATGGCCCTTACTTTGAACACATTCTGGAAGCTTTACGGTTGATTGATTGCTTTGAGATGATTTATGGGGAAGTGTAGTTGGTAGCTCgtatatttattttatttatttaaCGCGTCCgaaaatgtaaacaaaggtaatttctttttgtaaacaacaatctttATCAAGCAATGGCTAGCGTTGACTTTACGCCTATTGGTAAAAGGAGACAAAATACCAAGTTTCAGGTCATTCGA is a window encoding:
- a CDS encoding Aim45 protein (S. cerevisiae homolog AIM45 localizes to mitochondrion), with product MIFKRLFSVTRSLRDSLVLIEGSKGQINPASLSTVFAAAQIGEPITALVVDPSIADGAAKVEGVTKVLKTGKTYNHYLSEQVSPLLKQLIDGKFTHFLISGSSIGKSILPRLGALLDVQPLSDITKVIDGKTFVRPIYAGNALATVKSKDNVVLASVRASAFPPAKEQEAAPIEEVTAQAESDNSAEFVSEELVTSERPELGSATRVVAGGRGLKSKETFDALIDPLAQKLNAAIGASRAAVDSGFCDNSLQVGQTGKIVAPDLYFAIGISGAIQHLAGMKDAKVIVAINKDAEAPIFNVADIGLVGDLEAIVPELTEKI
- a CDS encoding sulfate permease; this encodes MSHSHQKSDIQMSTSLFGYLLSIMSSSRRIASPSPSLRPISAKRVYNSERQQLIQTEINRYTDDSSSSETNSINYKQYAPASTVNLEHLEWSDILPYYLPFLSWIGKYNLRYFIGDLVGGLTLVFFQLPLSLSYATTLAHVPVISGLYSLGIAPFIYLIFGSVPQMVVGPEAPISLVVGQAIEPLLHHMKKKHLDPLDYVSVITFLSGASLLGFGIGRLGFLDNVLSGSLLKGFIAGVGVVMNINSLIIILGLEKLMKEISDDPSQMDIHSPFDKLIFLIRNACQFDPLSAKIGAIGFLIIIICRFIKKRSKNSMVVLFPEIMIVVSGATILCQYFRWDLDGVEIIGKVKDNRSLTLYNPLSSWKLIKQLGTSGFLCAMLGFFESTTASKSLGTRFDLPISTNRELVALGSLNVIGSIFGALPAFGGYGRSKINAISAKTTMSGAIMGLLTLLTIQFLLGYLYFVPKCMLSVVTSVIGISLIEEAPYELVFYWRTGGRDELITFAITVFTTLFFSIEGGIAVGLIYSLIRVIKNSTASRIQILGRIPNSNTFVDADVPVEQVDESISRLNVFNDMKQTSLNIGAIEEVEGCLIIKIPEPLNFTNSSDLVARLKRVEMYGSTRAHPASKRSRVKEMTRYVIFDLDSMDSIDSSAAQTVKNLITNYQRRGIRSLFVRVSSKVKPILKQAGIRDLLNHDVEELKYNEIQNLAGHSDNGTIAGCRGMLGNGPYFEHISEALRLIDCFEMIYGEV